In a genomic window of Gossypium arboreum isolate Shixiya-1 chromosome 9, ASM2569848v2, whole genome shotgun sequence:
- the LOC108452381 gene encoding trihelix transcription factor GT-3b, producing the protein MEGHQHHHHQYQQQQYQYHQQQQQQQQPPTSSVNVDADRFPQWSIQETKEFLMIRAELDRSFMETKRNKLLWEVISTRMREKGFNRSTEQCKCKWKNLVTRYKGCETMEEEAMRQQFPFYNELQAIFSARMQSILWSESEGGATGSKRKAVQLSSDEEEDTEEKELEKSSVRKKKQGKTSGGAGIGGSTSGNGNNSNNIKEILEDFMRQQMQMEMQWREAFEARENERRLKEMEWRQKMEALENERILMDRRWYEREEQRRMREEARAEKRDTLITALLNKLRRDDHM; encoded by the exons ATGGAAGGGCACCAACACCATCATCATCAATATCAGCAGCAGCAGTATCAATATCATCAGCAGCAGCAGCAACAGCAACAACCACCTACCAGCAGTGTAAACGTTGATGCTGATAGATTCCCTCAATGGAGTATTCAGGAAACGAAGGAATTCCTGATGATCAGAGCGGAGCTGGATCGAAGTTTCATGGAGACCAAGAGGAATAAACTGCTTTGGGAAGTTATCTCTACCAGGATGAGGGAAAAGGGTTTTAATCGAAGCACTGAACAGTGCAAGTGCAAGTGGAAAAACCTCGTTACTCGGTACAAG GGATGTGAAACGATGGAAGAAGAAGCTATGCGGCAACAGTTCCCATTTTACAATGAGTTGCAAGCCATATTCTCAGCAAGGATGCAAAGTATTTTATGGTCAGAAAGTGAAGGAGGAGCGACCGGGTCGAAGAGGAAGGCGGTGCAGCTATCTTCAGACGAGGAAGAAGATACGGAGgaaaaagagttagaaaagagtAGCGTTAGGAAGAAGAAGCAAGGCAAAACCAGTGGTGGTGCAGGTATTGGTGGCAGTACAAGCGGGAACggcaataatagtaataatataaaggAGATATTAGAGGATTTCATGAGGCAACAAATGCAGATGGAAATGCAATGGAGGGAAGCGTTCGAGGCGAGAGAAAACGAGAGGCGGTTGAAGGAGATGGAATGGAGGCAGAAGATGGAAGCATTGGAGAACGAGAGGATATTGATGGATAGGAGATGGTATGAAAGGGAAGAACAAAGGAGAATGAGAGAAGAAGCTAGAGCTGAGAAGAGAGACACCCTCATCACTGCACTTCTAAACAAGCTCAGAAGAGATGATCACATGTAG